The following nucleotide sequence is from uncultured Methanobrevibacter sp..
TCATATAATGCAATCCAAGGCAATAAATTTGATTGCAACTCAAATGGCTGAAAGTACCTTTGATGAAAAAGAGCGTTCAAATTATTTTATTTACTTATTCAGGCTGGTGAAGGCTTTTAAAAGAATAGGTGACATTTCTGTGGAAATGGTTGATGTTGCAGTGGAATTCCACGACAATATTCCAAGACCAACCACTCCAAGAACATTCAGATAATCTATTCGTCGTAGATTCTTGTTGTCGCATGCCTGTCTGCCCAGCATTGGATGCAGACACCTATTGGCAATCCTGCGGTATGTGTATGGGCCTTCAGGATTTTAACGTCAAGTGTTGTTGTTTTTCCACCGAGTCCCATAGGTCCGATTCCTGAAGCGTTGATTTCTTCAAGTATCTCTTCTTCGAGTTTGGCTATTTGTGGGTCAGGGTTTCTTTCACCAACTTTGCCGAGCAACGCTTTTTTACCTAATTTTAGACACAGGTCTGATGTTCCTCCGATTCCGACACCCACTACGGTTGGAGGGCATGGTTTTCCTTTTGCTTTAAGAACTGATTCCACTACAAATTCCTTTATTCCTTCAATTCCTTCGGCAGGCAATGCCATTTTTAGGGCGTTGTTGTTTTCTGAACCGAATCCTTTCGGTAAAATTGTTATTTCAAGGTAGTCTTCGTCTATCAGTTCAATGTCGATTGGTGGAATGTAATCTCCAACGTTTATGTTGGTGTTTTCACGTGTTAGGGGATCTACAATGTTTGGTCTGATTGGCA
It contains:
- a CDS encoding fumarate hydratase produces the protein MITKDVIKESVYELYKQAVIVLGDDVKKSLEDALKIEEHELARLNIEAILKNIELAEEKGIPMCQDTGLPVVFVKLGNVEVENLREGIEEGIKKATTDVPIRPNIVDPLTRENTNINVGDYIPPIDIELIDEDYLEITILPKGFGSENNNALKMALPAEGIEGIKEFVVESVLKAKGKPCPPTVVGVGIGGTSDLCLKLGKKALLGKVGERNPDPQIAKLEEEILEEINASGIGPMGLGGKTTTLDVKILKAHTHTAGLPIGVCIQCWADRHATTRIYDE